From the Actinomycetota bacterium genome, the window CCATGCCGTGGGCATAACCCGCCTCAACGTCTACGTGGGTGAGGCGGCGCCCTATATCATCCGGGACGCGGTGGAGCAGTCCCTCATCGCCAACGGGATCATCCCCTCCGAGGAGATCCCCCTGGTCATCCAGGACAAGACCTTCGTGCCCGACGACGCCCAGCTGACCGCCCAGGACCCCACCTGGGACAAGGCCATCTGGGGCGGCATGGGCAACCTCTGGCTGCCCCACGTGTACATGCCCAACCAGAACCCGGCCGACCCCGGCGGCATGAACGCCATGGCCCGCTGGCACTACGGCCCGTGGTTCTGGCCACCCACCACGGCGCTGGTGCAGGGGCCGCAGCCCAATCCATACTATGATCCCGTCAACGCGCCGTGGCAGCCGCCGGAGATACCCGGTACGCCCCTGCCGTCCATGGTCATGGAGGCCTTCATGGACACCCCTGTGGTAAACGGCACCGCCTACCCGGTGTTGGAGGTGGAGCCCCAGGCTTACCGCTTCCGCATCCTCAACGCCGCCAACGACCGTTTCTGGAACCTGCAACTTTATAAGGCGGTATCCAACAACGAAATGTGGCGGGAGGACGGGACCCTCAACGACGGGGGTGCCGGAGAGGTGAAGATGGTCCCCGCCGCGTTTAACCCGGACTATCCGGAGACATGGCCGACGGACGGCCGGGAGGGCGGTGTTCCAGACCCGGCCACCAAGGGGCCGGAGATGATCCAGATCGGCACCGAGGGCGGATTCCTCCCGGCGCCGGTGGTGCTCCCCAACCAGCCGGTCACCTGGAACCGGGACCCGACGACCTTCAACGCCGGCAACGTGGACGGCGGTAACCTCATCCTGGGGCCGGCGGAGAGAGCCGATGTCGTAGTCGACTTCTCCCAGTTCGCGGGTCAGACGCTCATACTCTACAACGATTCGCCCGCGCCTTTCCCTGCCCTGGACCCCCGTTATGACTACTACACCGGGGCCCCGGACCTGACGGATACGGGCGGCTCGCCCGGCACCCAGCCTGGCTATGGCCCCAACACCAGGACCATCATGCAGATAAAGGTGGCCGCCAACCCGGCGCCTCCCGCTTACAACGTCGACAGGCTCTTCAATGCCTTCAGGTCCACTGATGTGCGGGAAGGCGCCTTCGCGGCCTCCCAGGACGAGATCATCGTGCCGCAATCCGCCTACGACTCGGCCTATAACGCTGCTTTCCCGGATCACTGGGGCCAGATATACGACACCGAGATGACCTTCTTCAACGGACCCCTGCCGGGGCTGCAGGTCACCAATGGCGGTAACGGCTATACCTCGGCTCCTGCCGTGAGTATCGCGGGCGGGGGAGGCGCCGGCGCCACAGCGACGGCGTCGATATCGGGCCTGACGAGCGTCACCCTGGATAATGGCGGTGCCGGTTATACATCGATCCCGGCAGTCACCATCGCGGGCGGAGGAGGCAGCGGAGCCACGGCGGAAGCGGTCATGGACGGGAGCCCGGTCGCCGGAGTGACCGTGACGGCCCCGGGCAGCGGCTACACCGTCGCGCCCAGCGTGGTCTTCTCGGGCGGAGGCGGCACCGGCGCAACCGCGGAAGCGCAGATTTCCGGCGTAACCGGCGTCACCATTACCGACCCCGGCAGCGGTGGCTATACCGTCCCGCCCGATGTTACTTTCACGGGCGGCAGCGGCACCGGCGCCGAGGGCATCGCTACCATAGACGGAGCCGGCTTCATCACCGGCGTTACCATCACCAACGGCGGCAGCGGCTATGACCCCGATCCGCCCACCGTCACTTTCACGGGCGGCGAAGGCGGCACCGGAGGCGCGGGCACGGCCGTGGTGGGTCTGAACCAGGTAACCGGGGTCGTGCTGTTGGACACCGGCAGCGCCTACACCTCGGCGCCTACCGTGGCCCTGGTGGGCGGAGACGGCAGTGGCGCCGCCGCGGCAGCCGCCATAGTCCCCTACTCGCTGACGGCGATAAACCTGACCAACCCGGGCAGCGACTACACTTCCGCGCCGACGGTGACCATCACTGGCGGCGGCGGAGCGGGTGCGCTGGCCACGGCCGTAGTGGGCTCCGGGCAGGTAACAGGCCTGTTGCTGACCGCTGCCGGCGACGGCTACGTCTCCGCTCCCACCGTCACCTTGAGCGGTGGCGGGGGCACGGGAGCGACTGCCGTGGCCACGGGCATAACCATACCGTTCGAGCCCAAGGCCATCCAGGACGAGATGGGCGAGGCCTACGACAAGGAATACGGCCGTATGAGCGGTTTCCTGGGACTCCAGGTGGGGGTAGTCACCCCGCAGAACCGGGGATTCGTGCTCTACCCGTTCATCTCCCCGCCCGTGGACATGCACCTGGACAGCGTGACCCAGGGCGCCAAGACCACGCTGGGCGACGGGACCCAGATCTGGAAGATCACCCATAACGGCGTTGACACCCACACCATCCACTTCCACAAATACGACGTGCAGATAATCAACCGCGTCGCCTGGGACAATCAGACGAGGGGACCAGACCCTAACGAGCTGGGTTGGAAGGAGACGGTGCGGGTCAACCCGCTGGAGGACACCATCGTAGCCATGCGGCCGGTGACCCCGGTCGGCCTGCCCTTCGAGCTGCCCAACAGTGTACGCCTCATGGACCCGACCAAACCGGAAGGTGCCCTGTTGACCGGGGGACCGGGTGGGTACTTCGATCCCAACGGCAACCCGGTGACCGCCTACGGGGCCGGCGGCGTCATCGCCAACCAGTTCGTCAACTTCGGCTGGGAGTTCGTGCTCCACTGCCACCTCCTTTCCCACGAAGAGATGGATATGATGCACGCCATGGGCTTCGTGCTCAAACCCCAGGACCCATCGGGCCTGACCGCCACGGGCACGTCTCCAGCGGTTGACCTGTCCTGGACGGACAACTCGGAGGTGGAGAGCGAGTTCCTCATCGAGTGGGGAGAGTCCGCCACCGGACCGTGGAACGTGCTGACCTCAGTCGCAGCGGACAGCACTACCTATACCGATACCAGCATCTGGACCGGGACAAGGTACTACCGCTTGACGGCCAGGAACAGGGTGGGCAGCGCAGTGCCCGAGTTCCCGGTCATGGACAACGACTCCGCGCCGATCGTATCGAACGCGGTCACCAATCCATGAGGAACATATGAGAGGGTAATGTGCTCAGGCCGTCGCGCAGGCAGTCATGCCGTCGCGGCGGCCTGGAGCGTGATCGGAATCGCAGTAGAGTCTATATGAGAAAGGGGTGCTGAAAGCATGGCAGTTATGGGGTTAATGAAGCGAATAGCGGCGGAGGTCCTGCTGGTCGCATTGATAGCGACCGGCATCCTGGTCACCGGATGCGGCACGGCCACGGTGACCGTAGCGACCACGGGCGAGACGGCCTCGTCCCCGCTGTACGGGATGCTGGTCGAGCAGTTCGAGGAGGACTACGGCATCAAGGTGGAGACGAAGACCTTCGGCAGCAGCAGGGAAGTGCTGGAGGCGGGAGCCCGGGGTGAGGCCGACGCCCTTCTGGTGAGCAACAAGATGGCCCTGGACGAGTGGATGAAACAGGAGT encodes:
- a CDS encoding multicopper oxidase domain-containing protein — translated: MRGRFASVVALLLLVAFLVGGSTLPSRMASGARGPGDVAAQVEGGWGKGSWPEGKKDMNQEDREAAAARAKAAGLEAGTIETQLAQPGPGDIPDYFGSTPNYALSPLPELLPTPVPNPPGTNTFYFAEGTTRPNFDPYICIQNPGDADADVTITYMKGDATTDTMQLTVPADSRATVSPRATLGTGDDGAHDFSAKVECTNGQYIVAERPMYFDYYGGWTGGHDVIGATAPAPVFYFAEGTTRPNFDPYICIQNPGDADADVTITYMRGDATTDTEHLIVPMHSRATVNPKTVLGTGDDDAHDFSAKVECTNGQLIVAERPMYFNYGGKWTGGHNVVGATGTSTTFYFAEGTTRPDFDPYICIQNPSDADAEVTVTYMTGDSTIVELPLTVTKNTRVTISPRDKLGTGDDGAHDFSARVECTNNQQIVVERPMYFNYRGMWSGGHNVVGAPLPAAIFFFAEGTARPDFDPYICIQNPGLIDADVTITYMKGDGNTDTDSFTVKNSTRVTVNPRAKLGTGDDGAHDFSARVECTNGQYIVAERPMYFNYGGKWTGGHDTVGLAVNIAEPSMTVVPGTGMRKFVDTLPGLGEENSNNLGQYIPVAVPDTTTYPGSDYYEIELGEYYEQLHSDLPPTQLRGYRQTNTTDPTVSQFHYLGPIIVAERDRPVRLKFTNNLPTGEGGDLFVPTDTTLMGAGMGPDPNVEYSQNRAAVHLHGGNTPWISDGTPFQWITPAGETDDPDYDRGESQRNVPDMPDPGDGAATYYYTNQQSSRLLFYHDHAVGITRLNVYVGEAAPYIIRDAVEQSLIANGIIPSEEIPLVIQDKTFVPDDAQLTAQDPTWDKAIWGGMGNLWLPHVYMPNQNPADPGGMNAMARWHYGPWFWPPTTALVQGPQPNPYYDPVNAPWQPPEIPGTPLPSMVMEAFMDTPVVNGTAYPVLEVEPQAYRFRILNAANDRFWNLQLYKAVSNNEMWREDGTLNDGGAGEVKMVPAAFNPDYPETWPTDGREGGVPDPATKGPEMIQIGTEGGFLPAPVVLPNQPVTWNRDPTTFNAGNVDGGNLILGPAERADVVVDFSQFAGQTLILYNDSPAPFPALDPRYDYYTGAPDLTDTGGSPGTQPGYGPNTRTIMQIKVAANPAPPAYNVDRLFNAFRSTDVREGAFAASQDEIIVPQSAYDSAYNAAFPDHWGQIYDTEMTFFNGPLPGLQVTNGGNGYTSAPAVSIAGGGGAGATATASISGLTSVTLDNGGAGYTSIPAVTIAGGGGSGATAEAVMDGSPVAGVTVTAPGSGYTVAPSVVFSGGGGTGATAEAQISGVTGVTITDPGSGGYTVPPDVTFTGGSGTGAEGIATIDGAGFITGVTITNGGSGYDPDPPTVTFTGGEGGTGGAGTAVVGLNQVTGVVLLDTGSAYTSAPTVALVGGDGSGAAAAAAIVPYSLTAINLTNPGSDYTSAPTVTITGGGGAGALATAVVGSGQVTGLLLTAAGDGYVSAPTVTLSGGGGTGATAVATGITIPFEPKAIQDEMGEAYDKEYGRMSGFLGLQVGVVTPQNRGFVLYPFISPPVDMHLDSVTQGAKTTLGDGTQIWKITHNGVDTHTIHFHKYDVQIINRVAWDNQTRGPDPNELGWKETVRVNPLEDTIVAMRPVTPVGLPFELPNSVRLMDPTKPEGALLTGGPGGYFDPNGNPVTAYGAGGVIANQFVNFGWEFVLHCHLLSHEEMDMMHAMGFVLKPQDPSGLTATGTSPAVDLSWTDNSEVESEFLIEWGESATGPWNVLTSVAADSTTYTDTSIWTGTRYYRLTARNRVGSAVPEFPVMDNDSAPIVSNAVTNP